One segment of Vulpes lagopus strain Blue_001 chromosome 8, ASM1834538v1, whole genome shotgun sequence DNA contains the following:
- the TEX44 gene encoding testis-expressed protein 44 — protein MTTTPSREARAASIPTDGNSRSPDGPGAGFQNQVGPAANDAVASPEQQDVDQASVESVTSKPTSASGDQDSYAVAEGHSQEPREASNTLQMSTSPQDPAWDGQGQDSRMIQGLQTSQRDSLAGEETPQSAGIPDREQESAPTTPSAEVQPSRTVDAQPMGSTADTASQPRGQDTSATESTEADPEHLEPVSLDTEALPGAESQGVTEGDLGERSRDLRRPSVAPGGSGPPSPGPQEVALGGRSLDSSLCMANEEDSYMRSMTSLLGGGEGSISSLADVLVWSETTVGMASALLASGHSSVTDLLHSPGPSLRSVSSILGSTFSSGLMAGTSLALRSVTHLLERVEQRTLEGVRLAVRYLTSHLAPHQAHASPNSG, from the coding sequence ATGACCACCACGCCCTCGAGAGAGGCCAGAGCTGCCAGCATCCCCACAGACGGCAACAGCAGATCCCCGGATGGTCCAGGAGCGGGGTTCCAAAATCAGGTGGGACCAGCGGCTAATGATGCCGTAGCATCACCTGAACAGCAGGATGTAGATCAGGCCTCTGTCGAGTCGGTGACCTCCAAACCCACATCAGCATCTGGGGACCAGGACAGCTATGCAGTGGCTGAAGGGCACAGCCAGGAGCCCAGAGAGGCCTCAAACACTCTACAAATGTCCACAAGCCCCCAGGACCCAGCATGGGATGGACAGGGGCAAGATTCCAGGATGATTCAGGGCCTTCAGACCTCCCAACGTGACTCCCTGGCGGGAGAAGAGACCCCACAATCGGCAGGCATCCCGGACAGAGAACAGGAATCAGCCCCAACCACCCCAAGCGCTGAGGTGCAGCCCTCCAGAACCGTGGATGCCCAGCCGATGGGGAGCACTGCAGACACGGCTAGTCAGCCGCGCGGTCAGGACACCAGCGCCACCGAGTCTACGGAAGCGGATCCTGAGCATCTGGAGCCCGTGAGCCTTGACACCGAAGCTTTGCCAGGAGCTGAGTCCCAGGGAGTGACCGAAGGGGATTTGGGGGAGCGCTCCAGAGACCTGAGGAGGCCTTCAGTGGCCCCAGGAGGCAGTGGCCCGCCCTCGCCCGGCCCCCAAGAGGTGGCCCTGGGGGGGAGGTCCCTCGACTCCAGCCTTTGCATGGCCAACGAGGAGGACAGCTATATGCGCTCCATGACCAGCCTGCTGGGTGGAGGCGAGGGGTCCATCAGCTCCCTGGCAGACGTCCTCGTGTGGTCTGAGACCACCGTGGGCATGGCCTCGGCCCTGCTGGCCTCCGGCCACAGCTCGGTGACAGACCTGCTGCACAGCCCGGGGCCCAGCCTGCGCTCCGTCTCTAGTATCCTGGGGAGCACCTTCTCCTCTGGGCTGATGGCGGGGACCAGCCTGGCCCTGCGCTCTGTCACCCACCTGCTGGAGAGGGTGGAACAGAGGACCCTAGAGGGCGTCCGCTTGGCCGTGCGCTACCTGACCAGCCACCTCGCTCCCCACCAGGCCCATGCCAGCCCAAACTCCGGCTAG